One window of the Chryseobacterium sp. CY350 genome contains the following:
- a CDS encoding M23 family metallopeptidase: MHLDSVSVTEADANAKKEVHAGTVLGYAGVSGSIASGGKAPHLHLEIATVLDAYGHGESVRTNPARFVALIQKASDDFAQWKGNYYANFEISRAEGDFQIKYTIRILSIDDISIIEKINNEDNNIQDIFIESVSADKIVFKSKSDKNLEYIVSKIKGAYYLMGSTIYLLNPPNDKYLLKK, encoded by the coding sequence ATGCATTTAGACAGTGTTTCTGTTACAGAAGCAGACGCAAATGCTAAAAAAGAAGTTCACGCCGGAACGGTTTTAGGATACGCCGGAGTTTCAGGTTCTATTGCAAGCGGCGGTAAAGCTCCGCATTTACATTTAGAAATTGCTACCGTTTTAGATGCTTATGGACATGGAGAATCTGTTAGAACAAATCCTGCAAGATTTGTAGCACTAATCCAAAAAGCTTCCGATGATTTTGCCCAGTGGAAAGGTAATTATTATGCAAATTTTGAGATATCGAGAGCCGAAGGAGATTTTCAGATAAAATATACTATTAGAATTTTAAGCATAGATGACATTTCCATTATAGAGAAAATTAATAATGAGGATAATAATATTCAAGATATATTTATAGAATCTGTTTCTGCTGATAAAATTGTCTTTAAATCGAAATCAGACAAAAATTTAGAATATATAGTTAGTAAAATTAAAGGTGCATATTATTTAATGGGAAGCACCATATACCTTTTAAATCCACCTAATGATAAATATCTTTTAAAGAAATAA
- a CDS encoding M23 family metallopeptidase: protein MKIANSYGNTVTIKSKDASGNTVYIFYAHLSQVKVIAGQKVKHNDVIALSGSTGNAMHVEVKYRHVHVEAGKSYIIYGGTSGQLKCRLTERLNPEDYMKTKFNDNGN from the coding sequence ATGAAAATTGCTAATAGTTATGGCAATACTGTTACTATTAAATCTAAAGATGCAAGTGGTAACACTGTTTATATCTTTTATGCACATTTATCTCAAGTAAAAGTAATTGCCGGACAAAAAGTTAAGCACAATGATGTTATAGCATTATCAGGAAGTACAGGCAATGCAATGCATGTTGAAGTGAAATATAGACACGTACATGTAGAAGCAGGTAAATCGTATATTATATATGGCGGAACAAGCGGACAATTAAAATGTAGATTAACAGAACGGTTAAATCCGGAAGATTATATGAAAACCAAATTTAATGATAACGGAAATTAG
- a CDS encoding DUF5991 domain-containing protein — protein sequence MKLINNRIRLLFRLFLIFMLISCREQEKKDNNIKSIKEVKIPDFLSQKYFHGYQLSPNSDFPIYMHTDNSIGEFTVNFLNKNTEKQKEWFDFDAKNNVFSEDEQDDNYFKQINLLIKKRLENNLSEYNMITEYIPKKFFTKKNEYKYPYKKYFYLYVSSNKSWKLINTKTVKNVNENITSLQNFNSLIKNLTTKIQPLQTNTSQISNWKGVYHVDIDYGKLDKFSEISINYSIEIKDSECTFSGMGYKTYFIDLCKIEPKNDTLVLKYLKTIDGDGFTNHSDIDVLGIITHKNNVYYLKSPIVGDLKWNYNTNLKLTKTK from the coding sequence ATGAAATTAATAAATAACAGAATAAGATTATTGTTTAGATTATTTTTAATCTTTATGCTTATATCGTGCAGAGAGCAAGAAAAAAAAGATAATAATATAAAATCTATAAAGGAAGTGAAAATCCCTGATTTTCTCAGTCAAAAATATTTTCATGGATATCAGCTAAGTCCCAACTCTGATTTTCCTATATATATGCATACTGACAATAGTATAGGAGAGTTTACTGTAAATTTTTTAAATAAAAACACTGAAAAACAAAAAGAGTGGTTTGATTTTGACGCCAAAAACAATGTGTTTTCTGAAGATGAACAAGACGATAACTACTTTAAACAAATTAATTTATTAATAAAAAAAAGACTCGAAAACAATCTTTCTGAATATAATATGATAACTGAATATATTCCGAAGAAGTTTTTTACTAAAAAAAATGAATATAAATATCCATATAAAAAATATTTCTATTTATATGTTTCCAGTAATAAATCTTGGAAATTAATAAATACTAAAACAGTAAAAAATGTGAATGAAAATATTACTTCCCTCCAAAATTTTAATTCTTTAATTAAAAATTTAACAACCAAAATTCAACCCTTACAAACAAATACAAGTCAAATAAGCAATTGGAAAGGAGTTTATCATGTAGATATTGATTATGGAAAATTAGATAAATTCTCTGAAATTTCTATTAATTATTCTATTGAAATTAAAGATTCGGAATGTACTTTTTCGGGAATGGGATATAAAACATATTTTATTGATTTGTGTAAAATAGAGCCTAAAAATGATACTTTAGTCTTGAAGTATCTAAAAACTATTGATGGAGATGGTTTCACTAATCATTCAGATATTGATGTTTTAGGTATAATAACCCATAAGAATAATGTGTATTATTTAAAAAGTCCTATCGTAGGAGATTTAAAATGGAATTATAATACAAACTTGAAATTAACTAAAACGAAATAA
- a CDS encoding Dph6-related ATP pyrophosphatase — protein MKPKAIFNWSSGKDSALALYKTLKEDKFEITSLLTSINKEFQRISMHGVHVSLLEKQAASLDFKLIKMELPQEPSMEEYSEIMNKTMTEIKSQGVTHSIFGDIFLEDLRKYREDQLKTIGIEAVFPLWKKNTSDLIREFLDLGFKTIVTCVNETYLDKSFAGRIIDENFIKDLPKNVDPCGENGEFHTFTFDGPIFKNPVHFKIGEIVKKTYPKPKSDVLDVDGEYVFWFCDLI, from the coding sequence ATGAAACCAAAAGCCATCTTCAACTGGAGCAGCGGAAAAGATTCTGCGCTTGCTCTGTACAAAACTTTGAAAGAAGACAAATTTGAGATTACTTCTTTGCTGACAAGCATTAATAAAGAATTTCAGAGAATTTCTATGCACGGCGTTCACGTTTCGTTATTGGAAAAGCAAGCCGCAAGTTTAGATTTCAAATTAATTAAAATGGAACTTCCACAGGAACCGTCTATGGAAGAATATTCCGAAATTATGAATAAAACGATGACCGAAATAAAATCTCAAGGCGTTACTCATTCTATTTTTGGCGATATTTTTCTGGAAGATTTAAGAAAATACCGAGAAGATCAGTTAAAAACAATCGGGATAGAAGCCGTTTTCCCACTTTGGAAAAAAAATACATCAGACCTCATCAGAGAATTTTTAGATCTCGGTTTTAAAACCATTGTCACCTGCGTCAACGAAACCTATCTCGACAAAAGTTTTGCCGGAAGAATTATTGATGAAAATTTCATTAAAGATTTACCCAAAAACGTAGATCCGTGCGGCGAAAACGGAGAATTTCACACGTTTACTTTCGACGGACCAATTTTTAAAAATCCGGTTCATTTTAAAATTGGTGAAATAGTAAAGAAAACTTACCCAAAACCGAAGTCCGATGTACTCGATGTCGATGGAGAATATGTGTTTTGGTTTTGCGATTTGATTTAA
- a CDS encoding serine hydrolase domain-containing protein, which yields MIKKIFFFFLIAATIFSCQKTEIAQSKIVDKNAIADSAVNVYKTKLYKKQIDSVFGKYNFNGSVAIFKDSVTLYRKNNGFSDFKVKNKIDNQTIFAIGSVSKQFTAVMILLEMENGKLSLEDKVSKYLKEFHSNGYENITIHQLLNHTSGLNNFGEKLIFKIGSGFNYSNDGFNALGKIIENVSGKSYDQNVTDLFKKVGMKNSSTGNIFEGENFAGAYLGNAKNFEKIANMPKRLGNKEIGIAAGGILSTIDDLHLWNNLLYSGKIIKPETLKKFLNKSAERQHQIFGKMGYGYGIMMNIGKPLAYFHSGYIKGSPSLNIYYPETKTSVIILSNIADEEKGKSATFKPHREIKNFTDMMENVSLD from the coding sequence ATGATCAAAAAAATCTTTTTTTTCTTTCTGATTGCCGCTACAATTTTTTCCTGCCAAAAAACTGAAATAGCACAGTCAAAAATAGTTGATAAAAATGCGATCGCTGATTCAGCGGTCAATGTCTACAAAACAAAACTTTACAAAAAACAGATTGATTCAGTTTTTGGTAAATACAATTTCAATGGAAGTGTGGCCATTTTTAAAGACTCAGTTACACTATACAGGAAAAATAATGGCTTTTCAGATTTTAAAGTAAAGAATAAGATTGACAATCAGACGATTTTTGCAATCGGATCTGTTTCCAAACAATTCACAGCTGTCATGATTTTGTTGGAAATGGAAAATGGAAAGCTGAGTTTAGAAGATAAAGTGTCGAAATATTTAAAAGAATTTCATTCTAATGGATATGAAAATATCACCATTCATCAGCTTTTGAATCACACTTCGGGATTAAATAATTTTGGAGAAAAACTCATTTTTAAAATTGGTTCAGGTTTTAATTATTCCAATGATGGTTTTAATGCTTTAGGCAAAATCATTGAAAATGTTTCCGGGAAATCTTATGATCAAAATGTGACAGATCTTTTTAAAAAGGTCGGAATGAAAAACTCTTCAACAGGAAATATATTTGAAGGTGAGAATTTCGCCGGAGCCTATCTTGGAAATGCTAAAAATTTTGAGAAAATCGCCAATATGCCGAAAAGATTAGGAAATAAAGAAATAGGAATTGCCGCGGGCGGAATTCTTTCAACAATCGATGATCTTCATCTGTGGAACAACCTGCTGTATTCGGGAAAAATTATAAAACCCGAAACTTTAAAAAAATTCTTAAACAAAAGTGCTGAAAGACAGCATCAGATTTTTGGGAAAATGGGTTATGGTTACGGAATTATGATGAACATCGGAAAACCTTTAGCTTATTTTCACAGCGGATATATTAAAGGATCACCTTCGCTAAATATTTATTATCCGGAAACAAAAACTTCGGTGATTATTCTATCGAACATTGCCGATGAAGAAAAAGGAAAAAGCGCAACTTTTAAACCTCATCGTGAGATTAAAAATTTCACGGATATGATGGAAAATGTTTCTCTAGATTAA
- a CDS encoding PadR family transcriptional regulator, with translation MKKNSLYKGTLQNIILKLLSKEVKMYGYQMTQRAKELTEGELEMTEGALYPLLHKLEGDGIITSEIQKINGRDRKYYLLTEKGKKQQAAQETEMKTYLFNLNTIFNI, from the coding sequence TTGAAAAAAAATAGTCTTTACAAAGGAACATTACAAAATATCATTTTGAAATTACTTTCAAAAGAGGTGAAAATGTATGGCTACCAAATGACTCAACGCGCAAAAGAACTCACGGAAGGCGAGTTGGAAATGACGGAAGGAGCACTATATCCTTTACTTCATAAATTGGAAGGTGACGGTATAATTACTTCCGAAATTCAGAAAATAAACGGAAGAGACCGAAAATATTATCTGTTAACCGAAAAAGGAAAAAAGCAACAGGCTGCGCAGGAAACCGAAATGAAAACTTACTTATTTAATCTAAATACCATTTTTAATATATGA
- a CDS encoding 2'-5' RNA ligase family protein, giving the protein MKKMYFIAIYPPQKIIDEVKVFKEDLALNYNNSKALKNDAHITLFQPFERELNLENDIHVAFHKIDTNISPFEITLNGFGSFPNAKNPVLYVKPEENEQLKDLQLKVKEIFSYKNYSFHPHVTVGYRDLTWEKYMEAWEVYKEKEFKTKFFVDKIILLRHDGKWVPVAEKKLSKE; this is encoded by the coding sequence ATGAAAAAAATGTATTTCATCGCCATTTATCCGCCTCAGAAAATCATTGATGAAGTGAAGGTTTTCAAAGAAGATTTAGCTTTAAATTATAATAATTCAAAAGCATTAAAAAATGATGCTCACATCACTTTATTTCAACCTTTTGAAAGAGAACTGAATTTAGAAAATGATATTCATGTGGCATTTCATAAAATTGACACCAACATTTCGCCTTTTGAAATTACATTAAATGGTTTTGGAAGTTTCCCCAATGCTAAAAATCCTGTTTTGTATGTAAAGCCCGAGGAAAATGAGCAGTTAAAAGATTTACAATTAAAGGTGAAAGAGATATTTAGTTATAAAAATTATTCTTTTCATCCTCATGTTACTGTTGGTTATAGAGACTTAACCTGGGAAAAATATATGGAAGCGTGGGAAGTTTATAAGGAAAAAGAATTTAAAACTAAATTCTTCGTTGACAAGATAATTTTGCTTCGCCACGATGGAAAATGGGTTCCTGTTGCAGAAAAGAAACTCTCAAAAGAATAA
- a CDS encoding T9SS type A sorting domain-containing protein translates to MKKYLPILLMSSSLCFSQTFDTVPLLQSGSNDKRINIAVLGDGFTVAQLPAFVTSAQNTVDYLFTKSPYTEYKNYFNAYAVKVISTDTGVKHPGTATDVTEPIIPVSNPNNYLGSTFDVNVHRCIYSYTPNKVAQVLAANVPDYDITYVLGNSTEYGGCGGTYAFASLATAANEIVVHELGHSFGNLADEYWFAGSGESPNKTQTSNPATIKWKNWVGLNSIGVYPYTESPSWFRPHQSCEMRYLNQQFCSVCKERIIEKIHSLVSPVDSYTPANTSTVSANSNITFTVNEILPIPNTLVNTWTLNGTSLPATASTLTITPAQLNTGNNTLLFSVTDNTALVKTDSHNTVHFTNVSWTLNKGSLGTSEIKSEERRFTIYPNPANTEFFIRGKSDFNKSLKINLYDASGKMIAVQFELKDSKTIYVNIADLPSGVYTMAATENKSLIISQKIIKE, encoded by the coding sequence ATGAAAAAATATTTACCAATTCTTTTGATGAGCAGCTCACTGTGCTTTTCTCAGACTTTCGACACTGTACCGTTATTGCAGAGCGGATCAAATGATAAGAGAATCAATATCGCTGTTTTGGGAGATGGTTTTACGGTCGCTCAACTCCCCGCTTTTGTAACTTCGGCACAAAATACGGTTGATTATCTTTTTACAAAAAGTCCTTACACAGAATATAAAAATTATTTTAATGCGTATGCTGTGAAAGTAATTTCTACAGATACAGGAGTGAAGCATCCCGGCACGGCTACTGATGTTACGGAGCCGATAATTCCCGTATCAAATCCTAACAATTATTTAGGATCTACATTTGATGTTAATGTTCACAGATGTATTTACAGCTATACACCAAATAAAGTTGCTCAGGTTTTAGCCGCCAATGTTCCGGATTATGACATCACCTACGTTCTTGGAAACTCTACAGAATATGGCGGTTGTGGCGGTACGTATGCTTTTGCGTCATTGGCTACGGCAGCAAACGAAATCGTTGTGCATGAGCTAGGTCACTCATTTGGAAATCTGGCCGATGAATATTGGTTCGCAGGTTCCGGCGAATCCCCAAATAAAACCCAAACTTCAAACCCTGCCACTATAAAATGGAAAAACTGGGTGGGTTTAAATTCGATCGGAGTTTATCCTTACACCGAAAGCCCATCTTGGTTCAGACCTCATCAAAGCTGTGAGATGAGATATCTCAATCAGCAATTTTGCTCGGTTTGTAAAGAGAGAATTATCGAAAAAATTCATTCACTGGTTTCGCCTGTAGATTCTTACACTCCTGCTAATACAAGCACCGTGAGTGCAAATTCAAATATTACTTTTACGGTAAACGAAATTCTTCCGATACCCAATACCTTAGTTAATACGTGGACGCTGAACGGAACTTCTCTTCCGGCAACAGCTAGTACCTTAACGATTACTCCGGCTCAGCTCAATACGGGAAATAACACGCTTCTTTTTTCGGTCACGGATAACACTGCGCTGGTGAAAACCGACAGTCACAATACGGTGCATTTTACCAACGTTTCCTGGACTTTAAATAAAGGCAGCTTGGGTACTTCTGAGATAAAATCAGAAGAAAGAAGATTTACAATTTACCCGAATCCTGCAAATACAGAATTTTTCATCAGAGGAAAATCTGATTTTAACAAAAGTTTAAAAATAAATCTTTATGATGCATCAGGAAAAATGATTGCCGTACAATTTGAACTGAAAGATTCTAAAACGATCTACGTTAATATTGCAGATCTTCCTTCCGGAGTTTATACGATGGCTGCAACTGAGAATAAAAGTTTAATAATATCTCAGAAGATCATTAAAGAATAA